The proteins below come from a single Conger conger chromosome 10, fConCon1.1, whole genome shotgun sequence genomic window:
- the LOC133138078 gene encoding nuclear ubiquitous casein and cyclin-dependent kinase substrate 1-like, producing MSRPTRNKKVVDYAQFQESDDAEEYGKGSEGQKLRSPREVKQKKRPDKNSQQDSDDEDKSKPKDNDSADDFGSNEDNDFGEEEEEEEGGDSDYDSKKGRKGKSGRMERTRKRKQASDDSEEDRVVSKKVRQVRQAATKAVSKQREILLGDQASEEEEGRERPAYMEDESGSDEDFTMDDDDDSDYGRSRRRSKSKSVRRSRPERKQPKPRHKATVNPRSVKGKGKGRPTTAQPAQKPPTKKKEEDEEEEEEEPESPPEVEEEEEVKKKKEEEEKKSSPPPKKEEEEEEDVSEEEAPSGED from the exons atgtcaagaccaACGAG GAACAAGAAGGTGGTTGATTACGCACAGTTCCAGGAGTCAGATGATGCAG AGGAGTATGGGAAGGGGTCGGAGGGGCAGAAGCTGCGGTCCCCTCGCGAGGTGAAGCAGAAGAAGAGGCCGGACAAGAACTCCCAgcaggacag TGATGACGAAGACAAGTCTAAACCCAAAGATAACGACTCTGCAG ATGACTTTGGGAGCAACGAGGACAACGActttggggaggaggaggaggaggaggaagggggagacAGCGACTACGACTCCAAAAAGGGCAGGAAGGGGAAGAGTGGCAGGATGGAGAGAACGAGGAAGAGGAAACAAGCGTCAG atgaCAGTGAGGAGGACAGGGTGGTGAGTAAGAAGGTGAGGCAGGTGAGGCAGGCTGCCACCAAGGCCGTGTCCAAACAGAGAGAGATCCTGCTGGGGGACCAGGccagcgaggaggaggagggccgaGAGAGACCCGCCTACATGGAGG ACGAGTCGGGCAGTGATGAAGACTTCACCATGGACGATGACGATGACAGCGACTACGGCCGGTCCAGGAGGCGGAGCAAGAGCAAGAGCGTCAGGAGGAGCCGGCCAGAGAGGAAGCAGCCCAAACCCCGACACAAGgccacag TGAACCCCAGGTCTGTGAAGGGCAAGGGAAAGGGGCGACCCACCACCGCCCAGCCCGCCCAGAAACCCCCCAccaagaagaaggaggaggatgaggaggaggaggaggaggagcctgaGAGCCCCCCcgaggtggaggaggaagaggaggtgaagaagaagaaggaggaggaagaaaagaaatcttcccctcccccaaagaaggaggaggaggaagaggaggatgtgTCCGAGGAGGAAGCACCGTCTGGGGAAGACTAG